A single genomic interval of Chloracidobacterium validum harbors:
- a CDS encoding type II toxin-antitoxin system HicA family toxin: MNYDKVAKTLQRDGWVIVRQKGSHIRLQKHLGNEILKITVPTHKPIKRSTLSHILKQARITVDDFLEKV; encoded by the coding sequence CTGAATTATGACAAGGTCGCTAAGACGTTACAAAGGGATGGGTGGGTGATAGTTAGACAAAAAGGTTCTCATATCAGGCTACAAAAACATCTTGGAAATGAAATCTTAAAGATCACAGTTCCGACACATAAGCCTATAAAGAGGTCAACATTATCACATATATTGAAACAAGCAAGAATAACGGTAGATGATTTTCTGGAGAAAGTATAA
- a CDS encoding type II toxin-antitoxin system HicB family antitoxin, translated as MKIKVYLEPSEEGGYTVIVPSLPGCISEGNTKEEALKNIREAIELYLESVEDDILALPQIEEVELAI; from the coding sequence ATGAAAATCAAGGTATATCTGGAACCAAGTGAAGAAGGAGGATATACAGTCATAGTCCCTTCTTTGCCAGGGTGTATTTCAGAGGGTAATACAAAAGAAGAGGCATTAAAAAATATTCGAGAGGCGATTGAACTTTATTTAGAATCAGTAGAAGACGATATCTTAGCACTTCCCCAAATAGAAGAAGTAGAGTTAGCAATATGA
- a CDS encoding HEAT repeat domain-containing protein, producing the protein MNKPGVCPALMEQLKDGDSNVRQAAVAGLAPCARQPEILSRPLGNDSKKVR; encoded by the coding sequence GTGAACAAGCCGGGAGTCTGTCCGGCGCTCATGGAGCAACTGAAAGATGGTGACTCGAATGTTCGCCAAGCAGCCGTCGCGGGTCTCGCGCCCTGTGCGCGTCAACCCGAAATCCTGAGCAGGCCGCTTGGCAACGACAGCAAGAAGGTTCGATAA
- a CDS encoding SpoIID/LytB domain-containing protein, with the protein MSLGAQSSARFQLAPDTVSVGRVVDLPSHSKPWMAGGWLVLWLVIGGLSTMAQVTRPRRVPESPAPVAPASVPEPEIRIALATSADFATITCDGEMARYDPATATAVPVNARKATVQLEVSPPKSPERYRVEAASFKNRAEAEAAANRLRERVTGPITTRYDARNQTYVVLVGDCAAPEDADALMVSVVDAGFRRPVVTRDGLAAPSRALTPRLGVTAEGGESLLRDADACALVALDEDRAPLKFSGQAYRGRIEVFLNRRGRLTVVNVVPLEAYLRGVVPNELSPTVFSHLEALKAQAIAARTYALKNRGKYAAEGYDLLPTAASQVYRGRGSEHPLSDRAVLETRGIVATYQGEPIDALYTSTSGGRTESSEYVFGSPQPYLKSVLVAPQARTARWVTSTSPVEHWRDPALQRLAREWILLRLAGFTLPEPPRRDYVTAPATVREVTLWLNLTARLAQNREPERPAGNILRLGGFVPALMAALYGTEAPSRLVTPEDARYWLGPVAEQFRPSDQPALAYLMREQILPPTWLAMSDQPLTRGVALSLIARSLVGRGVPSLQSGTARPYDGTALTLRMGKGKEEHRWTLAPDVHLFRNFGGECLPVERVELIGGETVRVYADQDNRVRYLEVTPVMNGATSDRTSQFSWWDVRLTAAELRAQLAKVGINVGDIRELTALARGDSGRVARLQIGGTNGANVVTGLKIRSALGVRETLFVIQHERDATGQLTGVRLIGRGWGHGVGMCQVGAYGLAVEGYTHEQILKHFYAGIALTRLYP; encoded by the coding sequence ATGAGCTTAGGTGCGCAGTCGTCGGCGCGTTTTCAGCTCGCGCCGGACACCGTTTCAGTTGGTCGGGTGGTGGATTTGCCGTCGCATTCCAAGCCGTGGATGGCGGGCGGCTGGCTCGTCCTGTGGCTGGTCATCGGAGGCTTGTCCACGATGGCGCAAGTGACCCGTCCGCGGCGGGTTCCCGAATCGCCCGCACCGGTCGCACCGGCGTCTGTTCCAGAACCGGAGATTCGGATCGCGCTGGCGACCAGTGCCGATTTTGCGACCATTACCTGTGACGGTGAGATGGCGCGCTACGACCCGGCTACTGCGACCGCCGTGCCGGTCAACGCGCGCAAGGCAACTGTGCAACTCGAGGTCAGTCCGCCGAAAAGCCCAGAACGCTACCGCGTTGAAGCAGCTTCGTTCAAAAACCGCGCTGAGGCGGAAGCCGCCGCCAACCGGCTGCGCGAGCGCGTTACCGGGCCCATCACCACCCGCTATGACGCGCGCAACCAGACCTATGTCGTCCTCGTGGGTGACTGCGCTGCCCCGGAAGACGCCGATGCGCTCATGGTCAGTGTCGTGGATGCGGGTTTTCGCCGTCCGGTCGTCACCCGCGATGGGCTGGCCGCGCCATCTCGCGCCCTGACCCCACGCTTGGGGGTGACTGCCGAAGGCGGTGAATCCCTCCTCCGCGATGCTGATGCCTGTGCCTTGGTCGCGCTGGATGAAGACCGCGCGCCACTGAAGTTTTCCGGGCAAGCCTACCGAGGACGAATTGAAGTCTTTCTCAACCGACGCGGACGGCTCACGGTCGTCAATGTCGTGCCGCTTGAAGCCTACTTACGCGGTGTGGTGCCGAATGAGCTGTCGCCAACGGTGTTTTCCCATCTGGAAGCCCTCAAGGCCCAGGCGATTGCCGCCCGCACCTATGCCCTCAAAAATCGTGGCAAGTACGCCGCCGAAGGGTATGACTTGCTCCCGACGGCCGCCTCGCAGGTCTATCGCGGGCGAGGCTCGGAACATCCGCTCTCTGACCGCGCTGTGCTGGAAACACGAGGCATCGTGGCCACTTACCAAGGCGAGCCGATTGATGCGCTATACACTTCAACATCCGGTGGACGAACGGAAAGCTCGGAATACGTCTTCGGCTCGCCCCAGCCTTACTTGAAAAGTGTTTTGGTTGCGCCCCAGGCGCGGACTGCGCGCTGGGTAACTTCGACCAGTCCTGTCGAACACTGGCGCGATCCGGCATTACAACGACTGGCACGGGAATGGATACTGTTGCGTCTGGCGGGTTTTACCCTTCCAGAGCCACCACGCCGCGACTATGTGACCGCCCCTGCGACCGTCCGGGAAGTAACGCTTTGGCTCAACCTGACAGCGCGCTTGGCGCAGAACCGCGAACCTGAACGCCCGGCCGGCAACATACTCCGGTTGGGCGGGTTTGTCCCGGCGCTCATGGCCGCGCTCTACGGTACAGAAGCACCGAGTCGGCTGGTGACGCCGGAAGACGCACGGTACTGGCTCGGGCCGGTCGCCGAGCAGTTCCGCCCATCAGACCAACCGGCGCTCGCTTACCTTATGCGGGAACAAATCCTCCCGCCAACTTGGCTGGCGATGAGCGACCAACCGCTGACGCGCGGTGTGGCATTGAGCCTCATTGCCCGCTCACTGGTGGGGCGAGGCGTGCCGTCACTGCAAAGTGGGACGGCCCGCCCGTACGACGGCACGGCGCTCACGCTGCGAATGGGTAAGGGCAAAGAGGAGCACCGCTGGACACTTGCCCCGGACGTTCACTTGTTTCGTAACTTTGGTGGTGAATGCCTGCCGGTTGAGCGCGTTGAGTTGATTGGTGGAGAAACCGTGCGTGTCTATGCCGACCAGGACAACCGGGTGCGTTATTTGGAAGTAACGCCGGTGATGAATGGCGCGACCAGTGACCGTACGTCGCAGTTTTCCTGGTGGGATGTCCGGCTGACGGCGGCCGAACTCCGGGCGCAACTGGCCAAGGTCGGCATCAACGTCGGGGACATCCGTGAGCTGACGGCGCTGGCGCGTGGAGATTCCGGGCGCGTCGCGCGGTTGCAGATTGGTGGAACCAATGGGGCAAACGTTGTCACCGGCCTCAAAATTCGCTCGGCTCTGGGGGTGCGCGAGACCTTGTTTGTCATTCAGCACGAACGCGACGCCACAGGGCAACTAACCGGCGTCCGCCTTATTGGGCGGGGCTGGGGCCACGGTGTCGGCATGTGCCAAGTCGGCGCGTATGGACTGGCGGTTGAAGGCTATACCCACGAGCAGATTCTGAAGCACTTTTACGCCGGAATTGCGCTGACCCGACTTTACCCCTGA
- a CDS encoding glycosyltransferase family 9 protein, whose product MPLSCDRPVLVRLRSIGDTVLMTPLLSALKAWRPNLPIAVVTEPLAAPLLEPHPLVDELLVIPRARRGLVGLGERARSIGVLRAGKFDIAFNLHGGTTAAWLMRLAGIPQRVGYALPNTRWLLTQVAPPPTEIWQKPTIHCVEQQLGLLKMVGVPLPTPLPRTKLYCAPKARAAVAARLRQAGVSGPYAVVHPAAAFPSKQWAASHFAETMAHLARRGLQPVVIVGPGEEAVANAIRQSLPAVPGAVFLTDLPLSETMAVIAGSALFVGNDSGPAHIAAAFERPLVVIFGSSNDRVWSPWTNAPHQVVRHRLPCVPCAGPLCHAFPEPECIRRITVGEVTSAIAAVLAG is encoded by the coding sequence ATGCCCTTGTCTTGTGACCGACCGGTTTTAGTTCGGCTGCGTTCGATTGGCGATACGGTCTTGATGACGCCCTTGCTCAGCGCCCTCAAGGCGTGGCGGCCCAACTTGCCGATTGCGGTTGTGACCGAACCGCTTGCCGCGCCGCTTCTCGAACCGCATCCGCTGGTGGATGAGCTGCTCGTCATTCCACGGGCGCGGCGGGGACTGGTGGGGCTGGGCGAGCGGGCGCGCTCGATTGGCGTGCTGCGCGCCGGAAAGTTTGACATTGCCTTCAACCTCCACGGCGGCACGACCGCCGCCTGGCTGATGCGTCTTGCCGGCATCCCGCAGCGGGTCGGCTACGCCTTGCCGAATACGCGCTGGCTGCTGACGCAGGTTGCGCCCCCGCCAACCGAAATTTGGCAAAAGCCAACGATTCACTGCGTCGAACAGCAACTTGGCTTGCTGAAGATGGTTGGCGTGCCGCTCCCGACGCCACTTCCCCGGACGAAGCTCTACTGCGCGCCAAAAGCGCGGGCGGCCGTGGCAGCTCGACTGCGTCAAGCGGGGGTCAGCGGTCCTTATGCCGTTGTCCACCCGGCAGCCGCTTTTCCGAGCAAGCAGTGGGCGGCAAGCCATTTTGCCGAGACGATGGCCCATCTGGCGCGCCGTGGGTTGCAGCCGGTCGTCATTGTCGGCCCCGGTGAAGAAGCCGTTGCCAACGCCATCCGCCAGTCCCTCCCAGCGGTGCCAGGAGCCGTGTTTTTGACCGACTTGCCGTTGTCGGAAACCATGGCCGTCATTGCCGGAAGCGCGCTGTTCGTCGGGAACGACAGCGGCCCGGCACATATCGCCGCAGCCTTTGAGCGCCCGCTGGTCGTCATCTTTGGTTCGTCAAATGACCGGGTCTGGTCGCCCTGGACGAACGCGCCTCACCAAGTCGTCCGGCATCGGCTGCCCTGCGTCCCCTGCGCCGGCCCGCTGTGCCATGCTTTTCCAGAACCGGAGTGCATCCGGCGAATAACTGTCGGCGAGGTGACGTCGGCCATTGCGGCCGTCCTGGCCGGTTGA
- a CDS encoding M16 family metallopeptidase: protein MSSSDPTPNVAPPSTLTGQPNPQRGTVDRPTGRRKPIQPKQRWRWLLSVLALLILSDYPAPAQRREPAPPRQPSVSLAQPQDFVTEQTIAGVKTLVKRRPGSQTVAVGLFFAGGASQTSPQQAGIEALTLAVATEASRRFPRETLRQETARLGAGLSYVVTYDYSALTLATTQKTFETAWNLFADVVRHPRFEAEDVVLTRERLLASLLDDEDDPEAILQQTQANAIYRHHPYAAAPRGTTETLTRLGATDLRAHYAKLLTTKRLLLVVVGDVSPDRIAKRAARLFAGLPAGTAARSVPPLSWEPADVVIAARPLPTDYVQGVYTAPALTAPDFPALRLAAAILRDRVFEEVRVKRNLSYAPTAFLSAQGANVGGVYVSAVDARQAVTVMLDEIERLKSELVEPSELRATVAQFLTTYHLAEETNSGQVSALALYELLGGGWRQAFVSLDRLQSVTPEQVRDAARRYMTNLRFTAVGEEARVRRLLSNPGPSAE from the coding sequence ATGTCAAGCTCAGACCCTACGCCCAACGTTGCGCCACCATCCACCCTGACGGGCCAGCCCAACCCACAGCGGGGGACGGTTGACCGTCCAACTGGACGGCGCAAACCAATCCAGCCAAAGCAGCGTTGGCGCTGGCTGTTGTCAGTGCTGGCGCTGCTCATCCTCTCTGACTACCCTGCGCCGGCGCAACGCCGTGAACCAGCCCCGCCCCGTCAACCGTCCGTTTCGCTTGCTCAACCACAGGACTTCGTCACCGAGCAAACCATTGCTGGCGTCAAGACACTGGTCAAACGGCGTCCGGGCAGCCAGACGGTGGCCGTCGGCTTGTTTTTCGCCGGCGGCGCCAGCCAGACCAGCCCTCAGCAAGCCGGGATTGAAGCGCTCACGCTGGCCGTGGCGACGGAAGCCAGCCGCCGCTTCCCACGCGAAACCTTGCGACAGGAAACCGCACGGCTCGGGGCCGGACTGAGCTACGTTGTCACCTACGACTACTCAGCCCTCACCCTGGCCACGACCCAAAAAACCTTTGAAACAGCCTGGAACCTGTTCGCGGATGTCGTGCGCCATCCTCGCTTTGAGGCTGAAGACGTCGTGCTCACGCGCGAACGGCTGCTGGCTTCCCTGCTCGATGACGAGGATGACCCGGAAGCCATCCTTCAGCAAACCCAGGCCAACGCCATTTATCGCCACCACCCCTACGCTGCCGCGCCACGGGGCACCACGGAGACCCTGACACGGCTTGGCGCGACTGACCTGCGCGCCCATTACGCCAAGCTCCTTACGACGAAACGCCTCTTGCTCGTGGTGGTCGGCGATGTCAGCCCAGATCGCATTGCCAAACGCGCGGCCAGGCTCTTTGCCGGACTCCCGGCCGGCACGGCAGCGCGGAGCGTCCCACCCCTGTCGTGGGAGCCGGCAGACGTGGTCATCGCGGCACGCCCCCTTCCAACCGACTACGTTCAGGGCGTCTATACGGCACCCGCCCTCACCGCGCCCGACTTCCCGGCACTGCGCTTGGCAGCAGCGATTCTGCGCGACCGGGTTTTTGAAGAAGTCCGGGTCAAGCGCAACTTATCCTACGCGCCGACGGCCTTTTTGAGCGCCCAGGGGGCGAACGTCGGCGGCGTGTATGTCTCGGCGGTGGATGCCAGACAAGCCGTTACCGTCATGCTCGATGAGATTGAACGACTCAAAAGCGAACTCGTCGAGCCAAGTGAGTTGCGCGCCACGGTGGCCCAGTTCCTCACGACCTACCATCTGGCCGAGGAAACCAACAGCGGACAAGTCAGCGCGCTCGCCCTCTATGAACTGCTCGGCGGCGGGTGGCGACAGGCGTTCGTGTCGCTCGACCGGTTGCAGTCAGTGACGCCAGAGCAAGTTCGGGACGCGGCGCGGCGCTACATGACGAACTTGCGCTTCACGGCGGTCGGAGAGGAAGCCCGCGTCCGTCGGCTGTTGAGTAACCCTGGCCCGAGCGCCGAATAG
- a CDS encoding ribosome maturation factor RimP: MLALRDQALDIAETIEHLVTQDGFEFVVCEMKGTGRRRLLRVIVDHPNGITLDQCAALSRRIGDHLDALDAVPTAYTLEVSSPGVERGLYRLTDYRRFVGHRVRVRTATTLDGKRVFRGRLQEVRESGPPVIVLAGDTGAEVPIAFSNIAQAQLEVTDTDLFRVAEEKRAAREGLREGTVDTAP; encoded by the coding sequence ATGTTAGCACTGAGGGACCAAGCGTTGGATATTGCCGAAACCATCGAACACCTTGTGACGCAGGATGGGTTCGAGTTCGTTGTTTGTGAGATGAAGGGCACCGGGCGGCGGCGCCTGCTGCGGGTTATTGTTGATCACCCCAACGGTATTACGCTTGATCAGTGCGCCGCGCTGAGTCGGCGGATTGGCGACCATCTCGATGCGCTCGACGCCGTGCCGACCGCCTACACACTGGAAGTTTCGTCACCCGGTGTCGAACGTGGACTTTATCGGTTGACCGATTACCGACGCTTCGTGGGGCATCGCGTGCGCGTGCGCACGGCGACAACGCTTGACGGTAAGCGCGTTTTTCGCGGAAGGCTCCAGGAAGTTCGGGAGAGCGGTCCACCAGTGATTGTTTTGGCGGGTGACACCGGCGCGGAAGTGCCGATTGCGTTTTCCAATATTGCGCAGGCGCAACTCGAAGTCACGGACACCGATCTCTTCCGGGTAGCCGAAGAAAAACGCGCTGCCCGCGAGGGATTACGCGAGGGGACAGTGGATACCGCGCCATAA
- the nusA gene encoding transcription termination factor NusA — translation MSLLSEQIQSISRDKNIDPRIIIEALQDAVTAAARRHFKSNENLIAIYSEESHRMELYAAKRVTDVVVSPETEVSLEEALQADETAEVGDVLYEPRQDRFEELGRIAAQTAKQIIVQKVREAERENIYNEYIGRVNEIVHGVVKRFERGNIILDIGRIEVLLPRSEQSPAESFSQNDRVRVVISQVTKDAKGPQVHVSRTSPELLKRLFEMEVPEIYDGTVSIKAAAREPGERAKVGVASNDPDVDPVGACVGMKGSRVQAVIRELRGEKIDIIPWSEDPVVFAANALSPAKVSRVQITDFTNQRLEVIVEESQLSLAIGKRGQNVRLASKLVGWNIDIRSDAEMKREVASQFQSLLSRPDVPLTDLDVINPAYAQYLSKAGIATIEELAQANVNDVASILDVSFDEAVAIIEQAGRLLPAAATTDAATAHAADETAADETRADETTDAALGAAATPEAQSPEHASAADTATPEASVNETASDQIMSAQIMVDEAASATPVSAPDALVATDDLTSATQS, via the coding sequence ATGTCATTGCTGTCAGAGCAAATTCAATCCATCAGTCGGGACAAAAACATTGACCCGCGCATCATCATCGAAGCCCTGCAAGACGCGGTCACAGCGGCGGCCCGGCGGCATTTCAAGTCCAACGAGAATCTCATCGCAATCTACAGCGAAGAAAGCCACCGCATGGAACTCTACGCGGCCAAGCGCGTCACCGACGTGGTGGTTTCACCAGAGACGGAAGTTTCTCTGGAAGAAGCCCTGCAAGCCGATGAAACGGCCGAGGTGGGCGACGTCCTGTATGAGCCACGGCAAGACCGCTTCGAGGAACTCGGCCGCATCGCGGCCCAGACGGCCAAGCAGATCATCGTCCAGAAGGTGCGGGAAGCCGAACGCGAAAACATCTACAACGAATACATTGGGCGGGTGAATGAGATTGTTCACGGCGTCGTCAAGCGGTTTGAGCGCGGCAACATCATTCTCGACATCGGGCGGATCGAAGTGCTCCTCCCCCGCTCCGAGCAGTCCCCGGCGGAATCCTTTAGCCAAAACGACCGGGTGCGCGTCGTGATTTCACAGGTCACGAAGGACGCCAAGGGGCCGCAGGTTCACGTATCACGCACCAGCCCAGAACTCCTCAAGCGCCTGTTCGAGATGGAAGTCCCGGAAATCTATGACGGAACGGTTTCGATCAAGGCCGCCGCGCGCGAACCCGGTGAACGGGCGAAAGTCGGGGTTGCCTCGAACGACCCCGATGTGGACCCAGTTGGCGCGTGCGTCGGGATGAAAGGCTCGCGGGTGCAAGCCGTCATCCGTGAGCTGCGCGGCGAAAAGATTGACATCATTCCCTGGTCTGAAGACCCCGTGGTGTTTGCCGCCAACGCACTGTCGCCGGCCAAAGTCAGTCGCGTCCAGATTACCGATTTCACCAACCAACGCCTCGAAGTCATCGTCGAGGAATCCCAACTCAGCCTGGCCATCGGCAAACGCGGGCAAAATGTGCGCCTGGCGTCCAAGCTGGTCGGGTGGAACATTGACATTCGCAGCGATGCCGAAATGAAGCGCGAAGTCGCCAGCCAATTCCAATCGCTTTTGTCGCGGCCGGATGTCCCGCTGACTGACCTGGATGTCATCAATCCAGCTTATGCCCAGTACTTGAGCAAAGCTGGCATCGCTACCATTGAAGAGTTGGCGCAGGCCAACGTCAATGACGTCGCCAGTATTCTCGATGTGAGCTTCGATGAGGCAGTCGCCATCATCGAGCAAGCCGGCCGGCTGTTACCGGCCGCTGCAACCACGGATGCCGCAACCGCACACGCCGCAGATGAAACCGCGGCTGACGAAACCAGGGCTGACGAGACCACGGATGCAGCACTGGGCGCGGCGGCCACCCCGGAAGCTCAGTCACCGGAACACGCCAGCGCCGCTGACACCGCCACACCGGAAGCAAGCGTCAACGAGACGGCTTCAGACCAGATCATGTCAGCCCAGATCATGGTGGACGAGGCGGCTTCGGCTACCCCGGTTTCAGCCCCGGACGCCCTTGTGGCGACGGACGACCTGACGTCGGCGACTCAGTCTTGA
- the infB gene encoding translation initiation factor IF-2 has product MTPTKIRIYELAKELKVDSKRVIEDLQRMGIAGSYVPSSSIDQAIAERVRERYNPNRVSIANTPPPAPKLRKLPPGTVIPSLPVPPASTEATPPVTSKPTTTVTGIRLIKKLPEPSLATDGPTSATLPTSAPETVPPAAPTTVEPSEPSLRVVPLPSPRTEPAPSVQATAAESKFSPATTIKPIVVPPPALPANGGVTPPAASQASAPTTATTVSSQPVIRSFTAPAVRPPATPRPADLPPRPERAGQERPPETREARGPRPPISRVPSVVDPSAPPTARVTYVPPAGGERGRGVRGRRGAKGRAESAGRSREFEKNLARPERATVAAPKTKPVFTEFKPVTVVEGTTLKELAEKIEVKPKDIAAALLSRGIMVTINQTLSEEAMREVAREFGYEVTVGSLEEIINDQQDTLAIETDSLDDIEPRAPVVAVMGHVDHGKTSLLDAIRNTRVAAGEAGGITQHIGAYSVEVPNPDNRDQMRRLVFLDTPGHEAFTMMRARGAKGADVAVIVVAADDGVMPQTIEAVDHARAAKVPLVVAINKIDKPQANVERVKKELADIGLVCEEWGGDTVMVEISAKQRRNLDALLEMILLTSDILDLKAPTKRLASGVVLEARLDKGRGPVASVLVQQGTLKVGDPVIVGLHFGRVRALLDDRGRNVTEAGPSVPVEVLGLQGVPKAGDLFQVVDDPARAQELATYRQSKFRMAQLMSTAARGLEDMYEQMKTGQLKELLVILKADVQGSVEVLRDTLQKLSTERVSVRVIRADVGAITESDVMLASASNDMSHVCIIIGFNVRPAPRVAELAKQERVDIRLHSVIYKVEEEMRKAMIGMLDPLTKEVELGRAEVRQVVKVPKVGNIAGCFVAEGLVKRTAKARLIRDSAVVYEGEIASLRRFKDDVSEVKAGFECGIGLERFSDIKVGDIIECYALEKYAATEL; this is encoded by the coding sequence ATGACGCCGACGAAAATCAGAATTTACGAGCTTGCCAAGGAACTCAAGGTAGATAGCAAGCGGGTCATCGAAGACTTGCAGCGGATGGGCATTGCCGGGAGCTATGTCCCTTCAAGCAGCATTGACCAAGCCATTGCCGAACGGGTGCGCGAGCGCTACAACCCCAACCGTGTATCCATCGCCAACACTCCGCCGCCAGCGCCCAAGCTGCGGAAGCTTCCGCCTGGCACGGTCATACCGAGTCTGCCGGTGCCCCCGGCTTCCACCGAAGCCACCCCACCAGTGACGAGCAAGCCAACCACGACGGTCACGGGCATCCGCCTGATCAAAAAGCTACCAGAGCCAAGCCTGGCCACCGACGGACCAACCAGTGCGACCTTGCCGACCAGCGCGCCAGAAACCGTCCCCCCAGCCGCGCCCACGACCGTCGAGCCATCCGAGCCATCCCTGCGGGTCGTGCCGCTTCCCAGTCCGCGAACAGAGCCAGCGCCATCGGTGCAAGCGACGGCCGCGGAGTCGAAGTTTTCTCCGGCCACGACCATCAAACCAATCGTCGTTCCACCGCCTGCCCTGCCGGCGAATGGTGGCGTGACGCCCCCAGCGGCGTCCCAAGCCTCGGCTCCAACCACGGCAACCACGGTCTCATCCCAGCCGGTCATTCGGAGCTTTACGGCGCCGGCCGTGCGGCCGCCGGCCACGCCACGCCCGGCTGACCTGCCGCCCCGCCCAGAGCGGGCCGGACAAGAACGCCCACCGGAAACACGCGAAGCCCGCGGCCCGCGGCCGCCGATCAGTCGCGTTCCATCCGTGGTTGATCCCAGCGCCCCACCGACGGCGCGTGTCACCTACGTTCCACCAGCCGGTGGCGAGCGGGGGCGCGGTGTGCGTGGCCGGCGTGGGGCAAAAGGACGCGCCGAGTCGGCCGGACGGAGCCGTGAGTTTGAAAAGAACCTTGCTCGTCCAGAACGCGCGACGGTAGCAGCGCCAAAAACCAAGCCGGTCTTCACCGAATTCAAACCGGTGACGGTGGTCGAGGGGACGACGCTCAAAGAATTGGCGGAAAAGATTGAAGTCAAACCCAAGGATATTGCCGCCGCGCTGCTCAGTCGGGGCATCATGGTGACCATCAACCAAACGCTCTCAGAAGAGGCGATGCGGGAAGTCGCCCGTGAGTTTGGCTACGAAGTCACCGTTGGCAGCCTTGAAGAAATCATCAACGACCAACAGGACACGCTTGCAATCGAAACGGATTCACTGGACGACATCGAGCCGCGCGCGCCGGTCGTGGCCGTCATGGGGCACGTTGACCACGGCAAGACGAGCTTGCTCGATGCCATTCGCAACACGCGCGTTGCCGCCGGTGAGGCTGGCGGGATTACCCAGCACATCGGCGCCTACAGCGTCGAGGTTCCAAATCCCGACAACCGCGACCAGATGCGCCGCCTCGTCTTTCTCGACACGCCGGGACACGAAGCCTTCACCATGATGCGCGCGCGCGGCGCGAAGGGCGCGGATGTGGCGGTCATCGTCGTGGCCGCCGACGACGGTGTGATGCCCCAAACCATCGAGGCCGTTGACCACGCGCGAGCGGCCAAGGTGCCACTGGTGGTCGCCATCAACAAGATTGACAAACCCCAGGCCAATGTCGAGCGGGTCAAGAAAGAGCTGGCCGACATCGGACTCGTCTGTGAAGAATGGGGCGGCGACACGGTCATGGTTGAGATTTCGGCCAAACAGCGCCGCAATCTCGACGCCCTGCTCGAAATGATCCTGCTTACGAGTGACATCCTTGACCTCAAGGCCCCAACCAAGCGTCTGGCGTCGGGCGTTGTGCTGGAAGCCCGCCTCGACAAAGGGCGCGGCCCGGTCGCGTCGGTGTTGGTGCAGCAGGGCACACTCAAGGTGGGCGATCCGGTGATCGTTGGCTTGCACTTCGGGCGCGTTCGCGCGCTGCTCGATGATCGCGGCCGCAACGTGACCGAAGCCGGACCATCCGTCCCGGTCGAAGTCCTCGGACTGCAAGGCGTTCCCAAAGCCGGCGACCTTTTCCAGGTCGTGGACGACCCGGCCCGGGCCCAGGAGTTGGCAACCTATCGGCAGTCGAAGTTCCGCATGGCGCAGTTGATGAGCACGGCAGCGCGCGGCCTCGAAGACATGTACGAACAAATGAAGACCGGCCAGCTCAAGGAGCTGCTGGTCATCCTCAAGGCGGACGTGCAGGGGTCAGTGGAAGTGCTGCGCGACACCTTGCAGAAGCTCTCCACCGAGCGGGTGAGCGTCCGGGTCATCCGCGCCGACGTCGGGGCGATTACGGAATCAGACGTGATGCTGGCTTCGGCCTCGAACGACATGTCGCACGTGTGCATCATCATTGGTTTCAACGTGCGACCGGCACCGCGCGTGGCCGAGCTGGCCAAGCAGGAGCGCGTGGACATCCGCCTGCACAGTGTCATTTACAAAGTCGAAGAAGAAATGCGCAAAGCCATGATCGGCATGCTCGATCCGCTCACCAAGGAAGTCGAGCTTGGGCGCGCCGAAGTGCGGCAAGTGGTCAAGGTGCCCAAGGTAGGTAACATTGCCGGCTGTTTCGTGGCGGAGGGGCTGGTCAAACGCACCGCCAAAGCGCGCCTGATTCGGGACTCGGCCGTGGTCTATGAGGGTGAAATCGCTTCCCTGCGCCGATTCAAGGATGATGTCTCGGAGGTCAAGGCCGGCTTTGAATGTGGTATCGGGCTGGAACGGTTTTCCGACATCAAGGTTGGCGACATCATCGAGTGTTACGCGCTGGAAAAATACGCCGCGACCGAGCTGTAA